Proteins encoded within one genomic window of Besnoitia besnoiti strain Bb-Ger1 chromosome II, whole genome shotgun sequence:
- a CDS encoding hypothetical protein (encoded by transcript BESB_033740), translated as MDGFCMKMFGLLPAFFILVLAVAPKETYGTPYASQQGSKIPTCDDPENGGLKLSLTLDDEKDYVSFKCSSNGDPAIEPSPVESRFYKGPDCTTPADLHTEAPGAVLLTSPKAGVAHSIPTTYTLKMASEDRKPVELCYVCKLPKDASEHGAVLHNRVIQKTQDCQVHIAVKARQKTEVPEQPESEDKHDEENKDPTGVTVCSDGIHAATASPETPLTFRCGAAMAIQPKSPKDVFEIADNNCGKEVPLASMLDATLEERAPSSGEYTLTVNKAAAHNTAFCYKCVKPSPLTHKGSAQSSLGAEAIGKECVLKVSVAGVSESAVSVSSMSKAFALIAGSAALEFVYAFV; from the coding sequence ATGGACGGCTTCTGCATGAAAATGTTTGGACTTCTTCCTGCCTTTTTCATTCTGGTGTTAGCTGTGGCGCCCAAAGAGACCTATGGAACACCCTACGCTTCGCAGCAAGGCTCTAAAATCCCGACGTGCGATGATCCAGAAAACGGCGGGCTGAAGCTCTCGTTGACGCTGGACGACGAGAAAGATTATGTATCCTTCAAGTGTTCCTCAAATGGTGACCCTGCCATCGAGCCATCCCCGGTAGAAAGCCGATTCTACAAAGGTCCGGACTGCACGACGCCGGCGGATCTACATACCGAGGCTCCTGGCGCCGTGTTGTTGACGTCACCAAAAGCAGGGGTGGCGCACTCCATCCCAACGACATACACGCTCAAGATGGCTTCAGAGGACCGCAAGCCGGTGGAGCTCTGTTACGTTTGCAAGCTCCCTAAAGACGCCAGCGAACATGGCGCCGTGCTTCACAATCGTGTCATTCAGAAAACGCAGGATTGCCAAGTGCACATCGCCGTGAAAGCCCGCCAAAAGACCGAGGTGCCCGAACAACCCGAATCGGAAGACAAGCATGATGAAGAAAACAAGGATCCAACGGGTGTCACTGTCTGCAGCGATGGGATTCAcgctgcgacggcgtcgcctgaGACCCCTTTGACTTTCAGATGCGGCGCGGCAATGGCGATACAACCCAAATCACCAAAAGATGTCTTTGAGATTGCCGACAACAACTGCGGGAAAGAGGTGCCTCTTGCAAGCATGTTAGACGCGACCTTGGAGGAGCGAGCTCCATCAAGTGGCGAGTACACACTGACCGTGAATAAGGCCGCGGCACACAACACCGCGTTTTGCTACAAATGCGTGAAACCCTCTCCTCTCACGCACAAGGGGTCTGCACAGTCCAGTCTCGGAGCCGAAGCCATTGGGAAGGAATGCGTGCTGAAAGTCTCGGTCGCGGGAGTTTCGGAGTCAGCTGTATCTGTGTCTTCAATGTCAAAGGCCTTTGCTCTgatcgccggcagcgccgctctGGAGTTTGTCTACGCGTTTGTGTAG